A single genomic interval of Armigeres subalbatus isolate Guangzhou_Male chromosome 1, GZ_Asu_2, whole genome shotgun sequence harbors:
- the LOC134206989 gene encoding uncharacterized protein LOC134206989 → MHMSVTAFRPHQPWPQLSLPPLPAQPQSPGPAWPWGAPPQPRSAWVQPLAQPGLQPQLKARPSPAQPTACPPLSPPSPAQPPLKVQPQPPAQPASAWLSLAPAPAPALGPHQLSPPARSAQPAPAPKLSPAPSAPGQPHSAPSSSHQCLSLRLLSALLSPSPALPQSLGSAPTKACSAPLQNHTGVPQPSPAPGSPACLPRCSQPGLSLLKARPCAWAPASASLSLLSSSPPSLLCPSPGPSLLKPAQSSAQLTSLGFKACLLVSALLSSSKPASSCLLRLSLLKVASALSARLNA, encoded by the exons CCCCATCAGCCCTGGCCCCAGCTCAGTCTGCCTCCGCTCCCAGCCCAACCCCAAAGCCCCGGCCCAGCCTGGCCCTGGGGTGCCCCGCCCCAGCCCCGCTCAGCCTGGGTCCAGCCCCTGGCCCAGCCTGGGCTCCAGCCTCAGCTCAAAGCCCGCCCCAGCCCTGCTCAGCCCACAGCCTGCCCGCCCCTCAGCCCGCCCAGCCCCGCCCAGCCTCCGCTCAAAGTTCAGCCCCAGCCCCCGGCTCAGCCCGCctcagcctggctcagcctgg ccccagccccagccccagccctGGGCCCCCATCAGCTCAGCCCACCAGCCCGCTCAGCTCAGCCCGCCCCAGCCCCAAAGCTCAGCCCAGCCCCGTCAGCCCCAGGCCAGCCCCACTCAGCTCCCAGCTCCAGCCACCAGTGCCTCAGCCTGCGCCTGCTCAGTGCCCTGCTCAGCCCCAGCCCAGCTCTGCCCCAAAGCCTGGGCTCAGCCCCCACCAAAGCCTGCTCAGCCCCGCTCCAAAACCACACTGGGGTGCCTCAGCCCAGCCCAGCCCCTGGGTCGCCTGCCTGCCTGCCCCGCTGCTCCCAGCCTGGGCTCAGCCTGCTCAAAGCCCGCCCCTGTGCCTGGGCTCCTGCCTCAGCCAgcctcagcctgctcagctcGTCGCCGCCCAGCCTGCTCTGCCCGTCGCCTGGGCCCAGCTTGCTCAAGCCTGCTCAAAGCTCTGCTCAGCTCACCAGCCTGGGCTTCAAAGCCTGCCTGCTCGTTTCAGCTCTGCTCAGCTCGTCAAAGCCTGCCAGCTCTTGCCTGCTTCGGCTCAGCCTGCTCAAAGTTGCTTCTGCATTGTCAGCTCGTTTAAATGCCTAA